One Tomitella gaofuii DNA segment encodes these proteins:
- a CDS encoding glycine betaine ABC transporter substrate-binding protein, with product MLLASCGLQSGGALPLSVGPGSITTDPGLEGVKLTVGSKDFTENIILGYIAEFALAAAGAEIRDLTDIQGSNSARAAMEAGQVDLYIEYTGTGWINYLHNQHPIPDAQEQFEAVKKEDLERNGIVWAAPAPMDNTYALAASRKVVQDTGVRTLSDYANLVNTHPGSITTCIETEFNSRQDGFPGMAAAYGFNPDDAGKKILQTGIIYQATATGGECTFGEVFTTDGRIKGLDLYVLEDDKQFFPHYNAAVTMREQVYRSHPEIVTVLAPVMKEITNDEISTLNAKVDVDGEEPADVARQWLVDKGFVTDG from the coding sequence ATGCTGCTGGCCTCGTGCGGGCTGCAATCCGGCGGCGCACTGCCCCTGTCGGTGGGGCCGGGCAGCATCACGACCGACCCCGGACTCGAGGGCGTCAAGCTCACCGTGGGGTCGAAGGACTTCACCGAGAACATCATCCTCGGCTACATCGCCGAGTTCGCGCTGGCCGCCGCGGGCGCCGAGATCCGGGATCTGACGGACATCCAGGGATCGAACAGCGCGCGCGCCGCCATGGAGGCCGGCCAGGTGGACCTCTACATCGAGTACACCGGCACCGGCTGGATCAACTACCTGCACAACCAGCACCCCATCCCCGACGCCCAGGAGCAGTTCGAGGCGGTGAAGAAGGAAGACCTGGAGCGCAACGGCATCGTATGGGCCGCACCCGCGCCCATGGACAACACCTACGCGCTCGCCGCGAGCCGGAAGGTGGTCCAGGACACCGGCGTGCGCACGCTGTCCGACTACGCGAACCTCGTCAACACGCATCCCGGGTCGATCACCACCTGCATCGAGACCGAATTCAACAGCCGCCAGGACGGATTCCCGGGCATGGCCGCGGCGTACGGCTTCAACCCGGACGACGCCGGCAAGAAGATCCTGCAGACGGGCATCATCTACCAGGCCACCGCCACCGGCGGCGAGTGCACCTTCGGCGAGGTGTTCACCACCGACGGCCGCATCAAGGGCCTGGACCTGTACGTGCTCGAGGACGACAAGCAGTTCTTCCCCCACTACAACGCGGCCGTGACCATGCGCGAACAGGTCTACAGAAGCCATCCGGAGATCGTCACCGTCCTCGCTCCCGTGATGAAGGAGATCACCAACGACGAGATCTCCACGCTCAACGCGAAGGTGGACGTCGACGGCGAGGAACCGGCCGACGTCGCACGGCAGTGGCTGGTGGACAAGGGTTTCGTCACGGACGGCTGA
- a CDS encoding ABC transporter permease, with translation MTITQDTVTAGEKVADPVDSTAAGRRGDSIRMLAQPVVAVGGAAAILVWAFAFNDLNATQRETLNASSLGTRLGQHIAITAVVTAIVVALAVPLGILLTRRGYKALSPVFIGIGNIGQASPAIGLLVLLFLWTGKTGFWIGVLPIAFYSLLPVLRNTMLGMQSVDPSLIDAGLGQGMSPMTVLRRVEFPLAVPFILAGLRTSLVLAVGTATLCFLVGAGGLGVLIDTGYKLRDNPTLYVGAVLAVALALFIDWLGALAERFIGPKGLR, from the coding sequence ATGACCATCACCCAGGACACCGTCACTGCCGGCGAGAAGGTCGCCGACCCGGTGGACAGCACCGCCGCCGGGCGGCGCGGCGACAGCATCCGCATGCTGGCACAGCCCGTGGTGGCGGTGGGCGGGGCCGCGGCGATCCTCGTCTGGGCATTCGCCTTCAACGACCTCAACGCCACCCAGCGCGAAACCCTCAACGCGTCATCGCTCGGCACGCGGCTGGGCCAGCACATCGCCATCACCGCCGTCGTCACCGCGATCGTCGTCGCCCTCGCCGTTCCGCTGGGCATACTGCTCACCCGCCGGGGGTACAAGGCGCTCTCGCCGGTGTTCATCGGCATCGGCAACATCGGTCAGGCCTCCCCCGCCATCGGCCTGCTCGTGCTGCTGTTCCTGTGGACCGGCAAGACCGGCTTCTGGATCGGCGTACTGCCCATCGCCTTCTATTCGCTGCTGCCGGTGCTGCGCAACACCATGCTCGGCATGCAATCCGTCGACCCGTCGCTGATCGACGCCGGCCTCGGCCAGGGCATGTCGCCGATGACGGTGCTACGGCGCGTCGAGTTCCCGCTGGCGGTGCCGTTCATCCTCGCCGGCCTGCGCACATCGCTGGTCCTCGCCGTAGGCACCGCCACCCTGTGCTTCCTCGTGGGCGCCGGCGGCCTGGGCGTGCTCATCGACACCGGCTACAAGCTGCGCGACAACCCCACGCTCTACGTCGGCGCGGTGCTGGCTGTCGCGCTGGCCCTGTTCATCGACTGGCTCGGGGCACTCGCCGAGCGCTTCATCGGCCCCAAGGGGCTGCGCTGA
- a CDS encoding ABC transporter ATP-binding protein: MPDHGSGAGAATTTAAKTVSGVEIVLDEVTKRYPGSKTPAVDRVSMTIPAGEIVVFVGPSGCGKTTTMRMINRLIEPTSGRITIAGRDALSIKPDRLRRGIGYSIQQSGLFPHMTIAQNVGMVPGLVGWKKKRIAERVDEMLDLVGLEPDTYRGRYPRQLSGGQQQRVGVARALAADPPVLLMDEPFGAVDPITRGLLQDELLRLQSELGKTIVFVTHDFAEAVKLGDHIAVLGGQSKILQYDTPEAILANPADDTVAGFIGSGASLQQLTLLRVRDVELEHCPTAHESDAPDSLRAALGTRRRTWGLVLDARNRPVAWVHARHLATATTLRGIGDPIGEVVSTQSTLQDALEALLAASSASTVVTGSRGQYEGLINIDTLIQTVRTLREEYSDDDDGTGGDTDGDGGGHGGAGDAGGTRTPPTVIGGEPE, from the coding sequence CCCCCGCGGTCGACCGGGTCTCGATGACCATCCCGGCCGGCGAGATCGTCGTGTTCGTCGGCCCCTCAGGGTGCGGCAAGACCACCACGATGCGCATGATCAACCGGCTCATCGAACCCACCTCCGGAAGGATCACGATCGCCGGCCGGGACGCGCTGTCGATCAAGCCGGACAGGCTCCGCCGCGGCATCGGCTACTCGATCCAGCAGTCGGGGCTGTTCCCGCACATGACCATCGCACAGAACGTGGGCATGGTGCCGGGTCTGGTGGGGTGGAAGAAGAAGCGCATCGCCGAGCGCGTCGACGAAATGCTGGACCTGGTGGGGCTCGAACCCGACACGTACCGCGGGCGCTACCCGCGGCAGCTCTCCGGCGGGCAGCAGCAGCGCGTGGGAGTGGCGCGCGCGCTGGCCGCGGATCCGCCGGTGCTGCTCATGGACGAACCCTTCGGCGCCGTCGACCCGATCACCCGCGGGCTCCTGCAGGACGAGCTGCTGCGGCTGCAGTCCGAGCTGGGCAAGACCATCGTCTTCGTCACGCACGACTTCGCCGAGGCCGTCAAACTGGGCGACCACATCGCGGTGCTGGGCGGGCAGTCGAAGATCCTCCAGTACGACACGCCTGAGGCGATCCTCGCCAATCCGGCCGACGACACCGTCGCCGGCTTCATCGGGTCCGGTGCCTCGCTGCAGCAGCTCACCCTGCTGCGCGTGCGCGACGTCGAGCTGGAGCACTGCCCCACCGCCCACGAGTCCGACGCGCCCGACTCGCTCCGCGCCGCCCTCGGCACACGGCGACGGACCTGGGGCCTCGTGCTCGATGCACGCAATCGGCCGGTGGCCTGGGTCCACGCGCGCCACCTCGCCACCGCGACCACGCTGCGCGGGATCGGAGACCCGATCGGCGAGGTCGTCAGCACCCAGTCGACGCTGCAGGACGCCCTCGAAGCGCTGCTGGCCGCGTCCAGCGCGTCCACCGTCGTCACCGGCAGCCGCGGACAGTACGAGGGCCTGATCAACATCGACACGCTCATCCAGACGGTGCGCACGCTGCGCGAGGAGTACTCCGACGACGACGATGGCACAGGCGGTGACACTGACGGCGACGGCGGCGGGCACGGCGGGGCGGGCGACGCAGGGGGCACTCGCACACCCCCGACGGTGATCGGAGGCGAACCGGAATGA
- a CDS encoding cation:proton antiporter: MSDFVASITDSLAGLGPAGYITLVVAVSVVCQWFAWRIRMPSILLMLLVGFGLGQIVSAEEVLGRDLLFDGISLTVGIILFEGSMSLRLKHVQDLGRPVWRLCSVTVLVAWSLITLAAWLIGFDIKVALLVGAILVVTGPTVIAPILRSLRPTRRVSSLLRWEGIVVDPIGAVLALLVFQGIVSGEGGQAASAVLIALGKTLLIAFGIALLMGVAIEFVMRRRAVPDFLHGVFFLAAAITALVASNALQPESGLLTVTILGIYLGNRPELHLEHVAEFKEHLQILFVGALFIVLAGRISPQQIIDVAPKALIFIAALVLVVRPVSIALGLLRTKVTRNERILLACMAPRGVVAAAVTSIFALGLTQSADALSAKADAATGDDKQALVAQAADLQRLAGQAAEMVPLVFVLIVCTVAIYGLSVGRLAERLGLASANPQGVVFVGVNRWVVDAAKLLQDSGIPVLVVARNYVTLSGARMAGLPTITANILSEYAVKDMDLSGIGYFIACTPEDETNATAAREFSHIFGRANTFQLHRGAKSTGTGSTRRDTAGHLSARYAFVPPLSRAELDRRMMAGMAVKKTALSSKYTLADFRRQYGDDAVILFVQRGGVTSVAHETTKLPSAEGTLIAMVPVTEDAGAARRPSAQAPAVDA, translated from the coding sequence ATGTCCGACTTCGTCGCGAGCATCACGGACTCGCTGGCCGGTCTCGGCCCCGCCGGATACATCACACTCGTCGTCGCCGTGAGCGTCGTGTGCCAATGGTTCGCGTGGCGCATCCGCATGCCGTCGATCCTGCTCATGCTGCTCGTGGGCTTCGGTCTCGGACAGATCGTCTCCGCCGAAGAGGTGCTGGGACGCGACCTGCTCTTCGACGGGATCAGCCTCACCGTCGGCATCATCCTGTTCGAGGGCAGCATGTCGCTGCGCCTCAAACACGTCCAGGACCTCGGCCGTCCCGTGTGGCGCCTGTGTTCGGTGACCGTCCTCGTGGCCTGGTCCCTCATCACGCTCGCCGCCTGGCTGATCGGCTTCGACATCAAGGTGGCGCTGCTGGTGGGGGCGATCCTCGTGGTCACCGGCCCCACCGTGATCGCGCCGATCCTGCGATCACTGCGCCCTACCCGGCGCGTGTCGTCGCTGCTGCGGTGGGAGGGCATCGTCGTCGACCCGATCGGCGCGGTCCTGGCGCTGCTGGTGTTCCAGGGGATCGTCAGCGGCGAGGGCGGGCAGGCCGCCTCCGCCGTGCTCATCGCGCTGGGCAAGACGCTGCTCATCGCGTTCGGCATCGCCCTGCTCATGGGCGTGGCCATCGAGTTCGTCATGCGGCGCCGGGCCGTGCCCGACTTCCTGCACGGCGTGTTCTTCCTGGCCGCGGCGATCACGGCGCTCGTCGCGTCCAACGCTCTGCAGCCGGAGTCGGGCCTGCTCACGGTGACGATCCTCGGCATCTACCTGGGCAACCGGCCGGAGCTGCACCTCGAGCACGTGGCCGAGTTCAAAGAGCACCTGCAGATCCTGTTCGTCGGCGCACTGTTCATCGTGCTCGCGGGGCGCATCAGCCCCCAGCAGATCATCGACGTCGCGCCCAAGGCGCTGATCTTCATCGCCGCCCTGGTGCTCGTCGTACGCCCGGTGAGCATCGCCCTCGGCCTGCTGCGCACCAAGGTCACCCGGAACGAGCGGATACTGCTGGCCTGCATGGCGCCGCGCGGCGTCGTCGCCGCCGCGGTGACGAGCATCTTCGCCCTCGGGCTCACGCAGTCGGCGGACGCGCTCTCGGCGAAGGCCGACGCCGCCACCGGAGACGACAAGCAGGCCCTCGTCGCCCAGGCCGCCGATCTGCAGCGTCTCGCGGGGCAGGCCGCGGAGATGGTGCCGCTGGTCTTCGTCCTCATCGTGTGCACCGTGGCCATCTATGGACTGAGCGTCGGCAGGCTCGCCGAGCGACTGGGCCTCGCCTCCGCGAACCCGCAGGGCGTGGTGTTCGTCGGCGTCAACCGCTGGGTGGTGGACGCCGCCAAGCTGCTGCAGGACTCGGGCATCCCCGTACTGGTGGTGGCGCGCAACTACGTGACGCTCTCCGGCGCCCGCATGGCCGGGCTGCCCACGATCACCGCGAACATCCTGTCCGAATACGCGGTGAAGGACATGGACCTGTCCGGGATCGGCTACTTCATCGCGTGCACGCCCGAGGACGAGACCAACGCCACCGCCGCCCGCGAGTTCTCCCACATCTTCGGCCGCGCCAACACCTTCCAGCTGCACAGGGGGGCGAAGTCGACGGGCACCGGCAGCACCCGGCGCGACACCGCCGGGCACCTCAGCGCCCGCTACGCCTTCGTCCCGCCGCTGTCGCGCGCCGAGCTCGACCGCCGGATGATGGCCGGCATGGCCGTCAAGAAGACCGCGCTGAGCAGCAAGTACACGCTGGCCGACTTCCGTCGGCAGTACGGCGACGACGCGGTGATCCTGTTCGTGCAGCGCGGCGGCGTCACCTCCGTCGCCCACGAGACGACCAAACTGCCGTCGGCGGAGGGCACGCTGATCGCAATGGTGCCGGTGACCGAGGACGCCGGCGCCGCGCGGCGACCATCCGCCCAGGCGCCGGCCGTCGACGCCTGA